The following nucleotide sequence is from Ahniella affigens.
CGGTCGCAGTGGCGGCGGCACGTGCGAAATCGAAGGGGGTCCCGCTCGTCCTGGGGCAGACACTGACCCTGACCGAAATCGAACTCGTCCAACGCACGCTGGACAAACCCGGTGGCTACCTGTCGAACGACATTCTGCCGCCCGGGGTGCTGCTCGACAATGTTCCGAATTGGGAGTTCGGTGTATTGGTGCAGGTACGCGACCTGTCGCGATTTCTGCGTGGCGAATTCAGCAAGTCACAAGCGCAGTCGACTGAGGATACAGACCTCGCCGAGGCGGAGCCGCATTTTGCCTTCAGCAACAACCGCTGGTTGCTGCCGTCGAGCGAGAGTGAGTACCGTGCCGGCATCAGCCGCACGGAGTCGTATCTCGATCGCCTGGCCGACCAGGATCAGCTCGATGCCCAGTTCTATGCCCGTGCCGACAATCTGAATTTGTACCTCGGCGAAGTCGAACGGCGACTCGGCAACCTGTCGAAGCGACTCTCGGAGGGTGTGGCGCGTACCGAAGTCGCCGCCAGCATGGGCACTGACCCAAACGCGCCGCCAAACGCGTCGACGCCGGCCGAGACCGTTCGGCAGACCCCTTGGTCCCAGATCGACGACGTATTCTATGAAGCGCGCGGTGCCTGCTTTGCGCAGGTCCATATTCTGAAAGCAATCGATCACGACTTTGCGCGCGTGCTCGACGACAAGAACGCGCGGGTGGCACTTCGCCAGATCATTCAGGAACTCGAAGCCACTCAGGCGCCGCTGAACAGTCCGGTGATCTTGAACGGCTCGCCCTACGGGTTCTTTGCGAACCACTCGCTGGTGATCGCCAACTACATTTCGCGTGCCAACGCAGCGATTGGCGATCTACGTTTGCAACTGGAGCGCGGCTGACCCGGTGGGCCACCCGCGCACAATTGCGGTCGATCATCCGCCGCGCGGCCGGAATATCCCAACCGGGCTGCCAATCGTGTAGTCCGGAAACACCGAACTCAGATTGCTGTTGCCATGCCGTTTGCTGAGCGCTTCGGCCAGCACATCGCGGTAGTCGATCGTGATATCCAGATCGCCGTTG
It contains:
- a CDS encoding DUF2333 family protein, with amino-acid sequence MTAPESPVPLAALPAPPSSTGAMRRYARYGGIAVIALLLLNLGLMWYADHPAEPFDPVAVAAARAKSKGVPLVLGQTLTLTEIELVQRTLDKPGGYLSNDILPPGVLLDNVPNWEFGVLVQVRDLSRFLRGEFSKSQAQSTEDTDLAEAEPHFAFSNNRWLLPSSESEYRAGISRTESYLDRLADQDQLDAQFYARADNLNLYLGEVERRLGNLSKRLSEGVARTEVAASMGTDPNAPPNASTPAETVRQTPWSQIDDVFYEARGACFAQVHILKAIDHDFARVLDDKNARVALRQIIQELEATQAPLNSPVILNGSPYGFFANHSLVIANYISRANAAIGDLRLQLERG